The Vairimorpha necatrix chromosome 1, complete sequence genome contains a region encoding:
- a CDS encoding DNA replication complex GINS protein PSF3-like produces the protein MSSLLENINTQEIKIRVFFKHKIENFGFLVSETYKDIEAGTKVDVPLYIAQFLIENNHCTLANPILSEETENDLKANSSIINLNSLYKEFYKFIVNFKSNDFVLNIMFSRYTTLYKLILKEQLDEDDVFMLDNSEKKIIKMARKKYLMYREYFIKS, from the coding sequence ATGTCGTCCTtgttagaaaatataaacactcaagaaataaaaataagagtcttttttaaacataaaatagaaaatttcGGATTTCTTGTAAGTGAAACATATAAAGACATAGAAGCCGGAACTAAGGTCGATGTTCCACTGTACATTGCTCAATTTctaatagaaaataatcATTGCACACTTGCCAATCCAATCCTTTCAGAGGAAACTGAAAACGATTTGAAAGCCAACTCGTCAATAATTAATCTGAATTCTCTATACAAagaattttacaaatttattgtaaatttcaAATCTAATGATTTTGTTCtaaatattatgttttCGAGGTATACTACGCTTTATAAATTGATACTTAAAGAACAACTTGATGAAGATGACGTATTTATGTTAGACAATAgtgagaaaaaaattataaagatggcaaggaaaaaatatttaatgtacagggaatattttataaaaagttga
- a CDS encoding putative SP-containing membrane protein, which translates to MNAIIFYFGLSTFIATIITTKINQKILLNKIKDINNAKNCYLFESQIHDSDLSLAEVQYIGHTIWRELTNKKEFRKTLKTNNLDGIFNDKKEYFYNKYINKLLIGFKLKSEGTKTPELIKDENGFIEQTVFMTQDILRSLNLCYKDTISKAKSFKDIIHKIFEKSLCLKNYGKDTLPGVYHRHCEDFAEHYINCKVYDSQYMKQWFEKHREFLSTDRCIENNINYDIRYTKSTTNSEDTLDRNTTTTAQNPVNRANTKKNNSRMVKSTTQSNITNSDDSINTSTPTNFDFNTDTTNSDNILNTTTTNTSDFLTSRNINYDFLNAHNSGNDTNNTIAHAGFGNNILGFNTNNDILSGNGTYIIGGFIIFIVMLIIGSISFIFYRRKKNSAKYRIIKPENYKKRPEFP; encoded by the coding sequence ATGAAtgcaataattttttattttggaTTGTCTACATTTATAGCTACTATAATAACGACTAAAATCAAtcagaaaatattattaaacaaGATCAAGGATATTAATAATGCCAAAAACTGCTATTTGTTTGAATCGCAAATTCATGATTCCGATCTTTCACTTGCTGAAGTTCAATATATTGGACATACTATATGGAGAGAATTAACTAATAAAAAGGAGTTTAGAAAAACTTTGAAAACAAACAATTTAGAtggtatttttaatgataaaaaagaatatttttacaataagtACATAAATAAACTATTGATTggttttaaattaaaaagtgaAGGTACTAAGACACCAGAACTAATAAAAGATGAAAATGGTTTTATTGAACAAACAGTTTTCATGACACAAGATATCTTAAgatctttaaatttatgcTATAAAGATACCATTAGTAAAGCAAAATCATTTAAAGATATCATTCATAAAATCTTTGAAAAAAGTTTGTGTCTTAAAAATTACGGCAAAGACACGTTACCAGGAGTTTATCATAGACATTGTGAAGATTTTGCGGaacattatattaattgtaAGGTGTATGATAGTCAATACATGAAACAATGGTTTGAAAAGCATCGAGAGTTTTTATCAACTGATAGATGTAtcgaaaataatataaattatgaCATTAGGTATACTAAATCCACTACTAATAGTGAAGATACATTAGATAGAAATACTACCACTACCGCCCAAAATCCTGTCAATCGGGctaatactaaaaaaaataatagtcGTATGGTTAAAAGTACTACTCAATCCAATATTACAAATTCGGACGACAGTATTAATACTTCTACTCCCACTAATTTTGACTTTAATACTGATACTACTAATAgtgataatattttgaataCCACTACGACCAATActtctgattttttaactagccgaaatataaattatgattttttgaatGCACATAATAGTGGAAATGATACGAATAACACTATTGCCCATGCTGGTTTTGGTAATAATATCTTAGGATTTAATACAAACAATGATATATTATCGGGAAATGGGACTTATATAATTGGAGgctttattatatttatagtaatGCTTATAATCGGAAGCattagttttatattttatcgaagaaaaaaaaattctgctaaatatagaataataaaaccagaaaattacaaaaagcGACCAGAATTTCCATGA